In the Grimontia kaedaensis genome, one interval contains:
- a CDS encoding DUF2061 domain-containing protein has protein sequence MKKTLSFAVIHFTVAFTVAYILTGDILLGSLIAMVKPMVNTVAFYFHEKAWDNKLLKRLATNHPGRKTASFAVVHFSVAFGVAYLLTGDVLIGSVMAMIEPCINTMAYYFHERVWQKKERLSMMQRQHPMAA, from the coding sequence ATGAAAAAGACCTTAAGTTTTGCTGTGATTCACTTTACCGTTGCGTTTACAGTCGCGTATATCCTGACTGGCGATATTCTGCTGGGTAGTTTGATTGCCATGGTAAAGCCTATGGTCAATACGGTCGCGTTCTACTTCCACGAAAAAGCGTGGGACAACAAATTACTGAAGCGTCTGGCAACAAACCATCCAGGCCGTAAAACAGCAAGTTTCGCTGTTGTACATTTCAGCGTTGCGTTTGGTGTGGCTTACCTGCTGACGGGTGATGTACTGATTGGCAGTGTGATGGCAATGATTGAACCTTGTATCAATACCATGGCTTACTACTTCCATGAACGTGTATGGCAGAAGAAAGAACGCCTGAGCATGATGCAACGCCAGCACCCTATGGCAGCTTGA
- a CDS encoding sensor histidine kinase gives MNSIAFRLHLSLITLTVLLLTVSSLTVWVALNTRSSTDALLDKALPNTINTIHMVDELSEMLFNLMRYVEEEDEEGHAAFLEHLETFVKHKRALSVSKDEAISQDIAELRKLHQAFLSLSQQGVFNVFDPTAEQRARSLINSTSQPLEVLLDKLQTLINNQSNLQAFHSDFAPLNRYDLELLDEMQDMVSDLDIYLLGYPLAEKRFIANAEEFKYYMKSISDVTSDPSILEQLRRIEWHFARFFGIANNVFKHHDNTARQRALKAVIALERGIFLDMKTLLNKMADQSDSLLIEESHGLRNIANKSMYLLIFVTIFATVLLAFIVLFFQRSLFRPLEKINTAIQALHLGHRNITFKHVEDNELGRITLSLKNFQVALSKLDQLQIENANQKEALKRDKEQLTEMLENLKSAQDKLIETEKLSSLGSLVAGVSHEINTPLGISVTMASTLEAEHLAFLEKLNTGEIRRGELESFESHGRDAFSVLNRSLQRASELINSFKQVANDQTSEQLREFELGTLMQEVYSTLHHQIKNRPIQFELHIDEELMMNSYPGPIGQVFTNLFNNSILHGFDNDEKGKISLTLTRENSHIRWLYRDSGKGLSEEGIKRIFEPFYTTRLGKGGSGMGMHIVYSIVVNMLQGDIKVYNDNGAVFDISIPGSIKQQKVDNERL, from the coding sequence ATGAATTCAATCGCATTCAGGCTGCACCTCAGTCTGATAACACTAACGGTTCTCTTACTCACCGTGTCATCTCTGACTGTTTGGGTCGCGCTTAATACCCGAAGCAGTACTGATGCGCTGTTAGATAAGGCACTTCCCAATACCATCAACACCATACACATGGTGGATGAGCTTAGCGAAATGCTGTTCAATCTAATGCGGTATGTAGAAGAGGAAGATGAGGAGGGTCACGCAGCCTTTCTTGAACATCTGGAGACGTTCGTCAAACACAAACGGGCTCTCAGTGTCTCGAAAGATGAGGCGATAAGCCAGGATATTGCAGAGTTGCGCAAACTACACCAAGCCTTTCTGTCACTTTCGCAACAAGGTGTCTTTAACGTATTCGACCCTACAGCAGAGCAGCGCGCCCGCTCTCTCATCAACTCAACAAGTCAACCACTTGAAGTGCTTCTAGATAAGCTCCAAACCTTAATAAACAACCAGAGCAACCTACAGGCTTTCCATAGCGACTTCGCTCCGTTAAATAGATACGATCTAGAGTTACTCGATGAAATGCAGGACATGGTATCTGATTTAGATATTTATCTACTTGGTTACCCATTAGCTGAAAAACGCTTCATCGCCAATGCAGAAGAATTCAAGTACTACATGAAGTCAATTTCTGATGTAACGAGCGACCCCAGTATTCTCGAGCAGCTAAGGCGCATTGAATGGCACTTTGCCAGATTTTTCGGAATTGCCAATAACGTTTTCAAACACCATGACAACACAGCCCGACAACGTGCACTAAAAGCGGTTATTGCGTTGGAGCGAGGCATATTTCTGGACATGAAGACACTACTCAACAAAATGGCTGACCAGTCGGATAGCCTATTGATTGAGGAATCTCATGGGCTACGCAACATAGCTAATAAGTCCATGTATCTACTGATATTCGTCACTATATTTGCGACTGTTTTACTGGCATTTATTGTCCTCTTCTTCCAACGTTCACTGTTCAGGCCGCTGGAGAAAATCAACACGGCTATTCAGGCACTGCATCTGGGTCATCGCAATATCACTTTTAAGCACGTTGAAGACAATGAGCTGGGGCGAATTACCCTAAGCCTCAAAAACTTCCAGGTTGCCCTGTCAAAACTCGACCAACTGCAGATAGAAAATGCCAATCAGAAAGAAGCGCTAAAGAGAGATAAAGAACAGCTCACTGAGATGCTTGAAAACCTCAAGTCAGCGCAGGATAAGCTCATTGAGACAGAGAAGCTTTCTTCCCTTGGCAGCCTAGTAGCAGGGGTTTCTCACGAAATAAATACGCCGCTTGGTATTTCAGTGACCATGGCAAGCACCCTGGAAGCCGAACATCTGGCATTTCTGGAAAAACTCAACACCGGTGAGATACGCCGGGGAGAGCTCGAGAGTTTTGAATCTCACGGTAGAGATGCGTTCAGCGTCCTCAACCGCTCACTACAAAGAGCATCTGAGCTAATCAACAGTTTCAAACAGGTAGCCAACGATCAGACCAGCGAACAATTACGCGAGTTTGAGTTGGGCACGCTGATGCAAGAGGTGTATAGCACCCTTCATCACCAAATCAAAAATCGCCCTATCCAATTCGAGCTTCATATTGATGAAGAACTGATGATGAACAGCTATCCAGGACCGATTGGGCAAGTATTTACCAACCTTTTCAACAACTCGATTCTTCATGGTTTTGACAATGATGAAAAAGGTAAAATATCCCTGACACTGACGAGAGAAAATAGTCACATACGTTGGCTCTACCGGGACTCAGGTAAAGGGCTTTCTGAGGAAGGGATTAAACGAATCTTTGAACCATTCTACACCACCCGGCTAGGCAAAGGCGGTTCAGGGATGGGCATGCATATCGTCTACAGCATCGTCGTCAATATGCTGCAAGGAGACATTAAAGTTTACAACGATAACGGTGCCGTATTCGACATCTCGATTCCGGGATCGATTAAACAACAGAAGGTGGACAATGAGCGACTTTAA
- a CDS encoding bifunctional diguanylate cyclase/phosphodiesterase, with product MSDFKINIIDDSSASSQQKVAISRSWKVAIIDDEASMHQATILALNNVTIMGYPLVFIHAYSGKEGQKLLEENPDTAVVLLDVVMETEDAGLQLASYIRNELGNHATQIVLRTGQPGYAPEESVIENFEINDYKTKNELTRTKLFSTLCTSIRSYKNLYSIQRSRDGLRKIVDSAANRFQERSLASFTEGVLEQINVLFDIHSEGIFCVSSRPLNPPQQLEKIYFHATSKRHEDEHIVVATSQKYQQAFGKNLDSVALDKTSHSVIKQAFQEGRNVINGGNIALYMDTPSLWKAVIYILTDKTNVLEQLDPELLSVFIQNVALGLENTKFVNQLFDAAFIDEITGLHSRLGFVDSQAPSLLKQAGRLTLAMIDIDDFHQINESLGFDYGNKVLKVFGNALKQNLPANSVVSRLHSDAFAVATELGEASLLNVLQTLQDTCFEMGDGGTFYLGVTSGIFSVQEDGNLSNIEVALRRAEMALKQAKSKRRGATLIFDDDMEKACNERLNLINKLRQDLSEEQLYLVFQPKVNLINNRIIGAEALLRWNHEELGEVSPGVFVPIAEAAGLSFELDTFVFRSACKVLANQPELPEIAINISPLSLNRRELLPILDGILQQYGIDKSRVSLEITEGCFVQGEGSKANITKLHEQGWTLHLDDFGSGYSSFGYLLDLPVSVIKIDRIFTWGLNKCDRSERLLGGMVNMLKGMKKQVLIEGLETEEQLVSAVAAGLELAQGYLFYKPLTLDAFTLALKEQAVA from the coding sequence ATGAGCGACTTTAAAATCAATATTATCGACGACTCTTCAGCGTCTTCCCAACAAAAAGTAGCCATAAGCCGGAGCTGGAAGGTCGCCATCATTGATGACGAAGCCTCTATGCATCAGGCCACCATCTTAGCATTAAACAACGTCACCATCATGGGCTATCCACTCGTATTCATTCATGCATACTCGGGCAAAGAAGGACAAAAGCTCCTAGAAGAAAACCCAGACACTGCAGTAGTACTGCTTGATGTGGTGATGGAAACCGAAGATGCAGGGTTACAGCTCGCGAGTTATATCCGAAACGAGCTTGGCAACCACGCCACGCAAATTGTTCTGCGCACTGGCCAGCCCGGTTATGCCCCTGAAGAGTCTGTGATTGAGAACTTCGAAATAAATGACTACAAGACAAAGAATGAGCTCACACGAACCAAGTTATTTAGTACCCTTTGTACCTCCATCCGCTCATACAAGAACCTGTATTCAATCCAAAGAAGTCGCGATGGATTAAGAAAGATCGTCGACTCTGCAGCAAACCGATTCCAGGAGCGCTCTCTTGCTAGTTTTACTGAAGGTGTGTTGGAGCAAATCAATGTACTGTTCGACATTCATTCTGAAGGTATTTTTTGCGTGTCCAGCCGACCGCTAAACCCCCCTCAACAACTGGAGAAGATCTACTTTCATGCCACCAGCAAGCGGCATGAAGACGAACACATTGTTGTGGCTACCAGTCAAAAGTACCAACAAGCATTTGGTAAAAATCTCGACAGTGTGGCCCTCGATAAAACCTCACATAGTGTTATCAAGCAAGCCTTTCAGGAAGGTCGCAATGTGATCAATGGCGGGAACATCGCCCTGTATATGGATACGCCAAGTCTCTGGAAAGCGGTGATCTACATTTTAACTGATAAAACCAATGTGTTAGAGCAGCTTGATCCAGAGCTATTGTCTGTATTCATCCAGAACGTCGCACTCGGTTTGGAGAATACTAAATTCGTCAATCAGCTTTTTGATGCCGCCTTTATCGACGAAATTACCGGTCTTCACAGCCGCCTCGGGTTTGTTGATTCACAAGCGCCATCACTTTTGAAGCAGGCAGGCCGCCTCACCCTCGCAATGATTGATATTGATGATTTTCACCAGATCAATGAATCGCTGGGCTTTGACTACGGCAATAAAGTACTCAAAGTGTTCGGTAATGCCTTAAAACAAAACCTCCCAGCCAATAGCGTCGTCAGCCGACTGCACAGTGATGCTTTTGCTGTCGCCACAGAACTAGGCGAAGCCTCATTGCTGAATGTACTTCAAACCCTTCAAGACACCTGTTTTGAGATGGGAGATGGCGGCACCTTCTACCTTGGTGTGACATCCGGCATTTTTAGCGTGCAGGAGGATGGAAACCTCAGCAACATAGAAGTCGCATTAAGACGCGCCGAAATGGCACTAAAACAAGCGAAATCCAAACGTCGTGGTGCCACACTCATCTTTGATGATGATATGGAAAAAGCCTGCAACGAGAGGCTGAACCTGATCAACAAACTGCGTCAGGACCTATCTGAAGAACAGCTTTATCTGGTTTTCCAACCTAAGGTCAACCTCATTAATAATCGCATTATTGGGGCTGAAGCCTTACTGCGGTGGAACCATGAAGAATTGGGGGAGGTGTCCCCGGGTGTATTTGTCCCAATAGCAGAGGCCGCGGGACTCAGTTTCGAACTCGACACTTTTGTGTTTCGGTCAGCTTGTAAAGTATTGGCAAATCAACCTGAACTGCCAGAGATCGCTATCAACATCTCCCCTCTTTCTCTGAACAGACGAGAGTTGCTTCCGATTCTCGACGGCATCTTGCAGCAATATGGCATAGACAAAAGCCGAGTATCACTGGAGATCACCGAAGGTTGTTTTGTGCAGGGGGAAGGCTCAAAGGCAAATATTACCAAGCTGCATGAACAAGGTTGGACATTACATCTTGATGATTTTGGCTCAGGCTATTCTTCGTTCGGCTATCTGCTCGATTTACCGGTTTCTGTTATAAAAATAGACCGCATCTTTACCTGGGGGCTTAACAAATGCGACCGCTCAGAACGCCTGCTTGGTGGTATGGTCAATATGCTTAAAGGCATGAAAAAACAGGTGTTGATTGAAGGGCTAGAGACAGAGGAACAACTTGTTTCCGCGGTTGCTGCCGGGTTGGAGCTGGCACAAGGTTACTTGTTCTACAAACCTCTTACTTTGGATGCATTCACTCTTGCTCTAAAAGAGCAGGCAGTCGCCTAA
- a CDS encoding YjgN family protein encodes MENKMTFHGTGREFFGIWIVNIVLSVLTLGIYSAWAKVRTKKYFYGNTELAGDRFDYHATPKQILIGRVIAVTALVIWIIVGQFFPLFSGVLFLAGLLVLPWLARNNARFDARMTSYRNVRLNFTGSLLGAYAAILGRGALIVLMFIALVAFATTQTNGFVIFVFILGGFIAGFVMFAWLMKGIANYFANGYGYGRLSFQAELSTGAYVRIYLGALLLGFLVSIGTGILSAVVVAIAEFFFIMPLALSDIDIESISISDLGGVLNLASVIILTYATMFASFLVVSAYVVSRTRNHVFSRMQVGDTGDYRLKSEMRARDYAWLVVSNFFLQVFTLGLARPWVKVRTTRYLLSVTTIHGDLDALSVYEDENGAKSAVGDEMSQVFDLDIGIN; translated from the coding sequence ATGGAAAACAAAATGACATTTCACGGCACGGGCCGTGAGTTTTTTGGCATTTGGATTGTAAATATTGTGCTGAGTGTTCTTACGCTGGGGATTTATTCAGCGTGGGCAAAAGTGCGGACAAAAAAATACTTCTATGGAAACACTGAACTAGCGGGTGATCGCTTTGATTATCATGCCACACCAAAACAAATCCTGATCGGGCGAGTGATTGCGGTCACGGCGCTTGTCATCTGGATTATAGTTGGTCAGTTTTTTCCGCTGTTTTCGGGCGTTCTATTTTTGGCTGGTCTTCTGGTATTGCCTTGGCTCGCGAGAAACAACGCCCGTTTTGATGCGCGCATGACCAGTTATCGAAACGTACGGCTCAACTTTACAGGCTCTTTGCTTGGGGCGTATGCGGCTATTCTTGGTCGTGGTGCGTTGATTGTCTTAATGTTTATTGCACTGGTGGCGTTTGCCACTACCCAAACGAATGGCTTTGTGATCTTTGTCTTTATTCTGGGCGGATTCATAGCAGGATTTGTTATGTTTGCTTGGTTGATGAAAGGTATCGCAAATTACTTTGCTAATGGCTATGGATACGGAAGACTTTCCTTTCAAGCTGAATTATCTACTGGGGCTTACGTTCGGATCTATTTGGGCGCTCTGCTATTGGGATTCTTGGTGTCCATCGGCACCGGTATTTTGTCCGCGGTTGTGGTTGCGATTGCTGAGTTCTTCTTTATTATGCCGCTGGCATTGAGTGATATAGATATTGAAAGTATCTCAATATCTGACCTAGGTGGTGTACTCAATTTAGCCTCCGTCATTATCCTTACTTACGCAACCATGTTTGCGTCTTTTCTCGTTGTAAGTGCATACGTTGTTTCTCGTACTCGAAATCATGTGTTTAGTCGCATGCAAGTTGGTGACACGGGAGACTACCGCCTGAAATCTGAGATGCGGGCTCGTGACTATGCATGGCTGGTTGTGAGTAACTTTTTCCTTCAGGTGTTTACACTGGGTCTCGCTCGTCCTTGGGTGAAAGTGCGTACTACCCGTTATTTGTTGTCTGTGACTACAATTCACGGCGATCTTGATGCGTTAAGCGTTTACGAAGATGAAAATGGTGCGAAGTCTGCAGTAGGTGATGAAATGTCACAGGTCTTCGACTTAGATATCGGGATAAACTGA
- a CDS encoding M48 family metallopeptidase, whose amino-acid sequence MVKGTAFAAGESGKHEAELFVMGETKAILRFDGKTIECRLDEVSRSERIGNLPLQLRFPEGELFIANDEADLPYSFQAKKRGWLTRLESSKTAILSSIAAALLFMVAFFYIGLPGISKGITQLLPDEIPMAVGEHVMSQLDERMFTASELDTERQQALNQRFDELVEILPPMPVKPKLVLRNWKQGPNAFALSDGTVVLLDPLVNLAENDAQLESVILHELGHVYHQHVMIGLVRSTLISVSVAVITGESTGVIDMMTGLGVLAATAGYSRADEEESDQFAAKYLSTFYGDASAQAEMFTLLGEAHQSGGMSQWLSSHPDTQSRIEAANSFQTE is encoded by the coding sequence ATGGTGAAAGGGACAGCGTTTGCGGCAGGTGAGTCAGGTAAGCATGAGGCTGAGCTCTTTGTCATGGGTGAGACCAAAGCGATACTGAGATTCGACGGTAAAACCATTGAATGCCGTTTGGATGAAGTCTCCCGCTCTGAGCGCATTGGTAATCTTCCCTTGCAGCTTCGTTTTCCAGAGGGTGAGCTCTTTATTGCGAATGATGAAGCTGACTTGCCCTACTCTTTTCAGGCTAAAAAGCGAGGATGGCTGACACGCCTTGAGAGTAGTAAAACGGCAATTCTTTCTTCCATTGCGGCTGCGCTGCTGTTTATGGTGGCCTTTTTCTATATTGGCTTGCCTGGGATCAGTAAAGGAATAACCCAGCTTTTACCGGATGAAATTCCGATGGCGGTGGGTGAGCATGTGATGTCTCAGCTCGATGAAAGAATGTTTACTGCTTCCGAACTGGATACCGAACGCCAGCAAGCGCTAAATCAGCGTTTTGATGAGCTGGTTGAAATACTACCGCCGATGCCTGTCAAACCTAAACTGGTGCTCCGCAATTGGAAACAAGGACCGAATGCATTTGCTTTAAGTGATGGCACTGTGGTGCTGCTCGATCCGCTGGTGAATCTGGCAGAGAATGACGCGCAGTTAGAAAGTGTAATACTCCATGAGCTTGGACATGTTTATCACCAGCACGTGATGATAGGGTTGGTGCGATCAACCCTGATTTCAGTCTCCGTAGCCGTGATCACTGGTGAAAGCACTGGTGTTATCGACATGATGACAGGCTTGGGTGTACTTGCGGCAACGGCTGGGTATTCAAGGGCAGATGAGGAAGAGTCCGATCAGTTCGCGGCTAAATACCTCAGTACTTTTTATGGAGATGCCAGTGCTCAGGCGGAAATGTTTACTTTGCTTGGCGAAGCACATCAGTCTGGTGGAATGTCTCAGTGGCTGAGCTCTCACCCAGATACACAAAGCCGCATTGAGGCAGCAAACAGTTTCCAGACAGAATGA
- a CDS encoding valine--tRNA ligase, with amino-acid sequence MEKTYNPTSIEKALYQRWEEAGYFKPHGDTSKAAYSIMIPPPNVTGSLHMGHAFQDTIMDTLIRCERMKGKNTLWQVGTDHAGIATQMVVERKIAAEESKTKHDYGRDAFIDKIWEWKGESGGTITKQLRRLGASVDWDRERFTMDDGFYAAVQEVFVRLYEDDLIYRGKRLVNWDPKLHTAISDLEVENKDVKGHMWHFRYPLADGVKTADGKDYIVVATTRPETMLGDTGVAVNPEDPRYKDLIGKEIILPIVDRRIPIVGDEHADMEKGTGCVKITPAHDFNDYEVGKRHQLPMINILTFNADIRDAAEVFNTNGEASDVYSTDLPEKYRGIERFAARKAIVAEFEALGLLDEIKDHDLTVPYGDRGGVVIEPMLTDQWYVRTATLAQPAVEAVENGDIQFVPKQYENMYFSWMRDIQDWCISRQLWWGHRIPAWYDNDGNVYVGRTEEEVREKNGLAPVVVLRQDDDVLDTWFSSALWTFGTLGWPQETPELKTFHPTDVLVTGFDIIFFWVARMIMMTMHFMKDEDGKPQVPFKTVYVTGLIRDENGDKMSKSKGNVLDPIDMIDGIDLESLVEKRTGNMMQPQLAAKIEKNTRKTFENGIEAYGTDALRFTLAAMASTGRDINWDMKRLEGYRNFCNKLWNASRYVLMNTENQDCGMQGGEMEFSLADKWIESQFQLAAKEFNAHIENYRLDMASNTLYEFIWNQFCDWYLELTKPVLWKGTEAQQRATRHTLITVLEKTLRLAHPVVPYITESIWQSVKPLVSGVEGDTIMLQALPQYDEAQFDEAALTDIEWVKGFITAIRNLRAEYDIAPSKPMDVMLKAADEKDAIRVEASKQVLMSLAKLEGIRILEADEETPACATALVGKSTLMIPMAGLIDKDAELARLDKEIAKTQGEIKRVEGKLNNQGFVAKAPEAVVAAERAKLDGYAETLTKLEEQKAVIAAL; translated from the coding sequence ATGGAAAAGACATACAACCCAACATCAATTGAAAAGGCGCTGTACCAGCGCTGGGAAGAGGCTGGCTACTTCAAGCCTCACGGTGACACGTCAAAAGCTGCATACAGCATCATGATCCCACCACCCAACGTCACGGGCAGCCTGCACATGGGCCATGCGTTCCAAGACACCATTATGGATACCCTGATCCGCTGCGAGCGCATGAAAGGCAAAAACACCCTGTGGCAGGTCGGTACTGACCACGCAGGTATCGCGACCCAAATGGTTGTTGAGCGTAAGATCGCTGCAGAAGAAAGCAAAACCAAGCACGACTATGGCCGAGACGCTTTCATCGACAAGATCTGGGAGTGGAAAGGCGAATCCGGTGGCACAATCACCAAGCAGCTGCGTCGTTTGGGCGCATCTGTAGACTGGGATCGTGAGCGCTTCACCATGGACGACGGTTTCTACGCTGCGGTTCAGGAGGTATTCGTACGCCTTTACGAAGATGACCTTATTTACCGCGGTAAGCGCCTGGTTAACTGGGACCCTAAACTGCACACGGCTATTTCCGATCTGGAAGTAGAAAACAAAGACGTGAAAGGCCACATGTGGCACTTCCGTTACCCACTGGCTGACGGCGTAAAAACCGCTGACGGTAAAGACTACATCGTGGTTGCAACTACCCGCCCAGAAACTATGCTGGGCGATACCGGTGTAGCTGTTAACCCAGAAGATCCTCGTTACAAAGATCTGATCGGTAAAGAAATCATCCTGCCAATCGTTGACCGCCGCATTCCAATCGTGGGCGACGAACACGCAGACATGGAGAAAGGCACAGGTTGTGTGAAGATCACCCCTGCGCATGACTTCAATGACTACGAAGTTGGTAAGCGTCACCAGTTGCCAATGATCAACATCCTGACGTTCAACGCAGACATCCGCGACGCAGCCGAGGTGTTCAATACCAACGGCGAAGCGAGCGATGTTTACAGCACTGACCTGCCAGAGAAATACCGTGGCATTGAGCGTTTCGCTGCACGTAAAGCCATCGTTGCTGAGTTTGAAGCGCTAGGCCTGCTGGACGAAATCAAAGATCACGACCTGACTGTCCCTTACGGCGACCGTGGTGGCGTGGTTATCGAACCAATGCTGACTGACCAATGGTACGTTCGCACTGCGACGCTGGCTCAGCCTGCGGTTGAAGCAGTTGAAAACGGTGATATCCAATTCGTGCCTAAGCAATACGAGAACATGTACTTCTCTTGGATGCGTGACATTCAAGACTGGTGTATCTCCCGTCAACTGTGGTGGGGTCACCGCATTCCTGCTTGGTATGACAACGACGGCAACGTTTACGTAGGTCGTACAGAAGAAGAAGTGCGCGAGAAGAACGGTCTTGCACCCGTTGTTGTTCTACGTCAGGACGATGACGTTCTGGATACCTGGTTCTCATCTGCACTGTGGACATTCGGTACACTGGGCTGGCCACAAGAAACGCCAGAACTGAAAACCTTCCACCCAACTGACGTACTGGTAACCGGTTTCGACATCATCTTCTTCTGGGTTGCGCGCATGATCATGATGACCATGCACTTCATGAAAGATGAAGATGGCAAACCACAAGTGCCATTCAAGACGGTTTACGTAACGGGTCTGATCCGTGACGAAAACGGCGACAAAATGTCGAAGTCTAAAGGTAACGTTCTGGACCCGATCGACATGATCGACGGCATCGATCTCGAGTCACTGGTAGAAAAACGTACTGGTAACATGATGCAGCCACAACTGGCAGCGAAGATCGAAAAGAACACCCGTAAGACGTTCGAAAACGGAATCGAAGCCTACGGTACTGACGCACTGCGCTTCACTCTGGCTGCCATGGCTTCAACAGGTCGTGACATCAACTGGGACATGAAGCGTCTTGAGGGTTACCGTAACTTCTGTAACAAGCTCTGGAACGCAAGCCGTTACGTGCTGATGAACACAGAAAATCAGGATTGCGGCATGCAAGGCGGTGAGATGGAGTTCTCACTGGCTGACAAGTGGATCGAATCTCAATTCCAACTGGCAGCGAAAGAGTTCAACGCGCATATCGAAAACTACCGTCTGGATATGGCATCGAACACCCTGTACGAATTCATCTGGAACCAATTCTGTGACTGGTACCTAGAGCTTACCAAACCCGTTCTGTGGAAAGGCACTGAAGCACAACAGCGCGCGACCCGTCACACGCTGATCACCGTGCTTGAGAAGACACTGCGTCTGGCCCACCCGGTTGTTCCTTACATCACAGAATCTATCTGGCAGAGCGTGAAACCGCTGGTTAGCGGCGTTGAAGGTGACACCATCATGCTGCAGGCACTGCCACAGTATGACGAAGCACAGTTCGATGAAGCAGCACTGACCGATATCGAGTGGGTGAAAGGTTTCATCACTGCCATCCGTAACCTGCGTGCTGAATATGACATCGCACCGAGCAAACCTATGGATGTGATGCTGAAAGCCGCTGACGAGAAAGATGCTATTCGTGTTGAAGCAAGCAAGCAGGTTCTAATGTCACTGGCGAAGCTGGAAGGCATCCGCATTCTGGAAGCAGACGAAGAAACACCGGCATGTGCAACCGCACTGGTTGGTAAATCTACCCTCATGATCCCAATGGCAGGTCTGATTGACAAAGACGCCGAACTGGCTCGTCTGGACAAAGAAATTGCCAAGACTCAGGGCGAGATCAAACGCGTTGAAGGCAAGCTGAATAACCAAGGTTTTGTGGCGAAAGCACCGGAAGCAGTTGTCGCTGCTGAGCGTGCGAAGCTAGATGGCTACGCAGAAACCCTGACTAAGCTGGAAGAGCAGAAAGCAGTTATCGCTGCACTGTAA